In Fusobacterium nucleatum, the genomic stretch TTTGCAGGATATAATAAAATGCATAGAAGATTCTTAGTTGTAGATGAAATATTCCATGCAAAATCTAAATACTATTCTTATGGATTAGGAGTAAAAAATGAAGTAAGTAAAAGCTTTAGATTAAGTGAAGACTTCTCATTCAAACCATATGCAGCATTAAAAACAGAGTATGGAAGAATGACTAAGATAAGAGAAAAGTCAGGAGAAATAAAACTGGAAGTTAAACATAATGATTATTTCTCAATAAGACCAGAATTTGGAGGAGAACTTGCCTATAAACATCTATTTGATAGAAAGACATTAAAAGTAGGTGTAACAGTAGCATATGAAAATGAATTAGGAAGAATAGCAAATGGAAAGAATAAAGCAAGAGTTGTAGATACAACAGCAGATTGGTTCAATATTAGAGGAGAAAAAGAAGATAGAAAAGGAAATATCAAAACAGACTTAAATATCGGTTTAGACAACCAAAGATATGGAGTAACTGCAAATGTAGGATATGACACAAAAGGACATAATGTAAGAGGAGGATTAGGACTTAGAGTTATATTCTAATTCCATCAAAATTAGCTTATATCACTTATACTGGTGTCCATAAATATTGAGAGAACCTTTTGTGGAGTTCTGGAAACATTTATGGCGACCAAGTAAGTGTATAATAAATAAGGCACTAACACTAGTGTATATAGATTATTATTTCATAGAAGGTTAGTATAATAGGAGTTTTACACTATTATGCTAACCTTCTTCCCTTATTTTGCTGAAATACTGAAGATTATTTTTGTTTTCTATGGTATAATACAAATAAGAAAATATTTTTATAAGGAGGGTTGATATGAAAAGAATAGGAATAGGATTAAGCGATTTTAAAGAGTTAATAGAGGAAGATTTTTACTATTTTGATAAGACAAAATTTATAGATGAAATAGTAAAAGATGGAGCAAAAGTAAAACTATTTGCAAGACCTAGAAGATTTGGAAAAACACTAAATATGTCTATGTTAAAATATTTCTTTGATATAAAAGAAGGACAAGAAAATAGAAAATTATTTAAAGACTTATATATAGAAAAAACAGAATCTTTTAGAGAACAGGGACAATATCCAGTAATATTTTTATCATTAAAAGATTTAAAAGCAACAACTTGGGAAATAATGGAAAAAGATATAAAATTAACAGTTTCAAGATTGTTTTTAGATCATAGATATTTATTAAATGATTTAGATAAATTTGACACTATTACATTTGAAAATATTATTATGAAAAATACCAATATAGAAGATTTAAAAGAAGCATTAAAATTTTTAACAGAAAATTTATATAAGAAATATAATCAAAAAGTAGTAGTGTTGATAGATGAATATGATAGTCCATTGGTATCAGCCTATATAAATGGATATTATAATAAAGCAAAAAATTTCTTTAAAACTTTTTATAGTACAGTATTAAAAGATAATAGCTACTTACAAATGGGAGTTTTAACTGGAATAATAAGAGTAATAAAGGCAGGAATATTCTCAGACTTGAATAATTTAAGTACTTATACAATATTAAGTGATGTCTATACTGATAGTTATGGATTAACAGAAGAAGAAGTGGAGAAAAGCCTTAAAGATTATGGAATAGAAGCAGAAATATCAAAAGTAAAAGATTGGTATGATGGATATAGATTTGGAGATAGTGAAGTCTATAACCCTTGGAGTATAATAAATTTTTTAAGATTTAAAGAATTAAGAGCTTATTGGGTGGATACATCAGGAAATGATTTAATAAATGATGTATTAAAGAAAATGACAAAAGATACAGTAAAAGCCTTGGAAAGACTATTTGATGGAGAAGGATTAAGACAAAATATATCAGGAACATCAGATTTATCAAAGCTATTAGATGAAAACGAATTATGGGAGTTATTGTTATTTAGTGGTTATCTAACAATAGAAGAAAAAATAAATCAAAAGAATTATATATTGAGATTACCAAATAAAGAAGTAAAAGAACTTTTTAAAGATAGTTTTTTAGAAAAATATTTTGGAAGAGGAAATAAGTTATCAGATTTGATGGAAGCCTTAACAGAAAATAGGATAGAAGATTATGAAGAAAGTCTACAAGAAATATTACTAACATCAGTTAGTTATAATGATACTAAGAAAGGAAATGAAGCCTTTTACCACGGACTAATAATGGGAATGGGCTTATATTTAGAGGGAGAGTATATAACAAAATCAAATATAGAAAGTGGATTAGGAAGATATGATTTTTTAATAGAGCCAAAGAATAAGAGTAAAAGAGCCTTTATAATGGAATTTAAATCAACAGATAGTGTAGAAAAATTAGAAGAAGTATCAAAAGAAGCCTTAAAACAAATAGAAGATAAAAAATATGATATATCATTAAAGCAAAATGGAATAAAGGAAATAAGATATATAGGAATAGCATTTTGTGGAAAACAAATAAAAATAAGTTATAAATAATAAAGCAAGAAGGTTAGTATAGTAGGAAATGTAAAAATTTTATCTATTATATTAATCTTCTTTATTTTTTAAATAAAAAAGAGAATTTTTTAAGTTTTTATCCTCAAAAAATTCTCTAAAATATTGATTAATTTTTTTATTTAATTTCTTTAATAGCTTGTATAAATCCAGCCAAATTTTGAATTTCACTAGGAATAAGAATCTTTGTAGATTTTCCATCAGCAACTTTTTCAAATGTAGCAAAGGATTTTAATGCTAAAATTTCTTTTGTTGGTTTAGCTTCATTTAAAACTTTAATAGCTTCAGCTTCAGCTTTTTGTACTTCAAGAATAGCCTGTGCTTTACCTTCAGCCTCTTTTATTTTAACTTCTTTTTCAGCTTCAGCTCTCAATATTGCAGATTGCTTTTCTCCTTCTGCAACAAGAATAGCAGATTCTCTTGTAGCTTGAGCTTCAAGAATTTTTGCTCTCTTTTCTCTTTCAGCTTTCATTTCTTTTTCCATTGCAACTCTAATATCATTTGGAGGAAGTATAGATTTTAACTCAACTCTATTTACTTTTATTCCCCAAGGGTCAGTTGCATCATCTAATTCTTGACGCATTTTAGTGTTAATAATATCTCTTGATGTTAAAGTTTCATCAACTGTCATATCCCCTATAATATTTCTTAGAGTTGTAGCAGTTAAATTTTCAATAGCTGATAAAGGTCTTTCAACTCCATAAGTATATAACTTAGGGTCAGTTATTTGGAAATAAACAACAGTATCAATTTGCATAGTTGCATTATCTTTTGTGATAACTGCTTGTGGATCAAAATCAACAACTTGTTCTTTAAGAGAAACGATTCTTGATACTCTATCAAAGAATGGGTTGATAAAATTTAAACCAGAACTTAAAGATTGATAGTATTTTCCTAATTTTTCAACAATATAGACTTGTGATTCAGGAACAATTTTAACAGCTTTTAACATAACTATGGCTATTAAAATTATTAATAATACAAAAAATGGTATGTAAAACATAAAATAAAACCTCCTAGTTTATTTTTTAATAATAATTTTATTACCTTTAAAAGATGAAATTACAGGAATATCTCCCACTTCAAAAATTTCATTACTAAGTGCAGTCCAAATAGAACCCTTGTAACTAACATCATAAACTTTCTCTTCTTTATTAGTGTCAACAACTTTTTTTATTACAATACTTGTATCAATTATTTCTGCATCAAAATTATCTTTCTTTTTAGAAAGAATTTTTTTAGCAAATGGTCTAATAAACAAAATTGCTAAAATAGAAATAATAGTAAAGAAAGTTATTTCTACTTTTAAATTATCAAATGCTAAAGAAACAAATATTGTTATAGCAGCTGCAAAAGCAAACCAAACTGAAACAAGTGCAGGACCCATAAATTCAATAACACTAAATATAATAGTAAGTATTAGCCAAAATACATATCCCATTTTATTCCTCCTCCCTTGAAAATCTTTATATTTTATTATAACATAAAAAAATTATTTTGTATCAAAATTTTCCTAGAATATAAATATATACTTTTAAAGTTAATTGTAAACAAAATTTCAGAAATGTTTTAAAAAAGTATAAAAAAATTAATAATTTTAAAGAAAATGTGATATAATTAGTTAATAATGAATTATTAGAAATTTATTAAAAGTTTTTGTAATAAAAAAGGAGGAGAGAAAATATGTTTAGTTACTTACAAAAAATAGGTAAGGCACTTATGGTACCAGTTGCAGTTTTGCCAGCAGCTGCTATAATGTTAGGAATAGGTTATTGGATAGATCCAAGTGGTTGGGGGGCTAACAGCCAGTTGGCAGCATTTTTAATAAAAGCAGGAGCAGCAATATTAGATAATATGCCAATATTATTTGCTGTTGGTGTTGCTTATGGACTATCAAAGGATAAAGATGGTGCAGCAGCACTTGCAGGACTTGTTGCATTTGAGATAGTTACAACTTTATTATCAACAGGAGCTGTATCTCAAATAATGGGTATCCCACAAGAAGAAGTTCATGCAGCATTTGGAAAAATTAACAATCAATTTATAGGTATACTTTGTGGAGTTATATCAGGAGAGTTATATAACAAGTTCCATAAAATAGAGTTACCTAGATTTTTAGCATTTTTCAGTGGAAAAAGATTTGTTCCTATTATCACATCAGTTGTA encodes the following:
- a CDS encoding AAA family ATPase; this encodes MKRIGIGLSDFKELIEEDFYYFDKTKFIDEIVKDGAKVKLFARPRRFGKTLNMSMLKYFFDIKEGQENRKLFKDLYIEKTESFREQGQYPVIFLSLKDLKATTWEIMEKDIKLTVSRLFLDHRYLLNDLDKFDTITFENIIMKNTNIEDLKEALKFLTENLYKKYNQKVVVLIDEYDSPLVSAYINGYYNKAKNFFKTFYSTVLKDNSYLQMGVLTGIIRVIKAGIFSDLNNLSTYTILSDVYTDSYGLTEEEVEKSLKDYGIEAEISKVKDWYDGYRFGDSEVYNPWSIINFLRFKELRAYWVDTSGNDLINDVLKKMTKDTVKALERLFDGEGLRQNISGTSDLSKLLDENELWELLLFSGYLTIEEKINQKNYILRLPNKEVKELFKDSFLEKYFGRGNKLSDLMEALTENRIEDYEESLQEILLTSVSYNDTKKGNEAFYHGLIMGMGLYLEGEYITKSNIESGLGRYDFLIEPKNKSKRAFIMEFKSTDSVEKLEEVSKEALKQIEDKKYDISLKQNGIKEIRYIGIAFCGKQIKISYK
- a CDS encoding SPFH domain-containing protein produces the protein MFYIPFFVLLIILIAIVMLKAVKIVPESQVYIVEKLGKYYQSLSSGLNFINPFFDRVSRIVSLKEQVVDFDPQAVITKDNATMQIDTVVYFQITDPKLYTYGVERPLSAIENLTATTLRNIIGDMTVDETLTSRDIINTKMRQELDDATDPWGIKVNRVELKSILPPNDIRVAMEKEMKAEREKRAKILEAQATRESAILVAEGEKQSAILRAEAEKEVKIKEAEGKAQAILEVQKAEAEAIKVLNEAKPTKEILALKSFATFEKVADGKSTKILIPSEIQNLAGFIQAIKEIK
- a CDS encoding NfeD family protein; its protein translation is MGYVFWLILTIIFSVIEFMGPALVSVWFAFAAAITIFVSLAFDNLKVEITFFTIISILAILFIRPFAKKILSKKKDNFDAEIIDTSIVIKKVVDTNKEEKVYDVSYKGSIWTALSNEIFEVGDIPVISSFKGNKIIIKK